A region of Daphnia carinata strain CSIRO-1 chromosome 10, CSIRO_AGI_Dcar_HiC_V3, whole genome shotgun sequence DNA encodes the following proteins:
- the LOC130701130 gene encoding G-protein coupled receptor moody-like isoform X3, which translates to MDRMELAADSCSHLNGTNDLLMLMTVQHNGHRPIHANTSANNSAIYNDIFLSRSSLGLRRFSGVMTIFIIMMGVLGNALTIAALIKSPKIRNLTVAFITSLCVADLSFCVLVMPFTAYRFLNDRNYFGDEDIMCVIFPLVQYANVGVSLLSIAMITINRFVMIAYPHLYKKIYTRQSVAGMVAFSWLFSFLTLMPTLTSRWGKFGFDTCLGSCSIIGSKGPKTTLFLIGFLTPCLAIVICYAGIFWTVNKSRTRVQGHAATTTVTPGRTGSDWRLTKMILIIFVSFIVCYLPTAIIKIVDKKVERADAHVISYVLIYLSACINPIIYVTMNRQFRQAYKDLLFCTGWTPDVKHCTNSASERHARRSQQDGQLDRFRSGNGRATPGP; encoded by the exons ATGGATAGGATGGAGCTCGCAGCCGACAGCTGCAGCCACTTGAACGGTACCAACGATCTGCTGATGTTGATGACGGTCCAGCACAACGGCCATCGTCCCATCCACGCGAACACCAGCGCCAACAACTCGGCCATTTACAATGATATTTTCCTAAGCAG GTCGTCTTTAGGATTGAGGCGCTTCTCGGGTGTCATGACCATCTTCATCATTATGATGGGAGTATTGGGTAACGCGTTAACTATTGCGGCGCTAATTAAAAGCCCGAAAATACGTAATCTAACGGTTGCCTTCATCACCAG TTTGTGCGTGGCGGATTTGAGCTTCTGCGTCCTTGTAATGCCGTTCACCGCCTACCGATTCCTCAACGATCGTAATTACTTTGGAGACGAAGACATCATGTGCGTCA TCTTCCCATTGGTCCAGTACGCCAATGTCGGCGTCTCGTTACTCTCCATCGCCATGATCACTATCAACCG GTTCGTAATGATTGCTTACCCGCACTTGTACAAGAAGATTTACACCAGACAGAGCGTCGCCGGAATGGTTGCCTTCTCGTGGCTGTTCTCCTTCCTGACGTTGATGCCCACCTTGACCAGTCGATGGG GGAAATTTGGTTTCGATACTTGCCTGGGCTCGTGTTCCATCATCGGGTCTAAAGGACCGAAAACGACCTTGTTCCTGATCGGATTCCTAACACCCTGTCTAGCTATTGTTATCTGCTATGCTGGTATCTTCTGGACCGTGAACAA GTCGAGAACGAGAGTCCAGGGGCATGCGGCAACGACGACGGTCACGCCTGGTCGCACTGGAAGCGATTGGCGTCTAACTAAAATGATCCTCAtcattttcgtttcgtttATTGTCTGCTACTTGCCAACAGCCATTATCAAGATTGTCGACAAGAAAGTGGAACGAGCCG ACGCTCACGTCATCAGCTACGTTCTGATCTATTTGTCGGCGTGCATTAACCCAATAATCTACGTGACGATGAACCGCCAGTTTAGACAGGCGTACAAAGATCTTCTCTTTTGCACCGGGTGGACGCCGGATGTGAAACATTGCACCAATAGCGCTTCGg AAAGGCATGCACGGCGTAGCCAACAGGACGGCCAGCTCGATCGCTTCCGTAGCGGTAACGGCCGTGCAACACCCGGACCCTGA
- the LOC130701130 gene encoding G-protein coupled receptor moody-like isoform X1: MDRMELAADSCSHLNGTNDLLMLMTVQHNGHRPIHANTSANNSAIYNDIFLSRSSLGLRRFSGVMTIFIIMMGVLGNALTIAALIKSPKIRNLTVAFITSLCVADLSFCVLVMPFTAYRFLNDRNYFGDEDIMCVIFPLVQYANVGVSLLSIAMITINRFVMIAYPHLYKKIYTRQSVAGMVAFSWLFSFLTLMPTLTSRWGKFGFDTCLGSCSIIGSKGPKTTLFLIGFLTPCLAIVICYAGIFWTVNKSRTRVQGHAATTTVTPGRTGSDWRLTKMILIIFVSFIVCYLPTAIIKIVDKKVERADAHVISYVLIYLSACINPIIYVTMNRQFRQAYKDLLFCTGWTPDVKHCTNSASGMHGVANRTASSIASVAVTAVQHPDPDQVLAKSKRVSSNPVDIPLNRLSNAC; this comes from the exons ATGGATAGGATGGAGCTCGCAGCCGACAGCTGCAGCCACTTGAACGGTACCAACGATCTGCTGATGTTGATGACGGTCCAGCACAACGGCCATCGTCCCATCCACGCGAACACCAGCGCCAACAACTCGGCCATTTACAATGATATTTTCCTAAGCAG GTCGTCTTTAGGATTGAGGCGCTTCTCGGGTGTCATGACCATCTTCATCATTATGATGGGAGTATTGGGTAACGCGTTAACTATTGCGGCGCTAATTAAAAGCCCGAAAATACGTAATCTAACGGTTGCCTTCATCACCAG TTTGTGCGTGGCGGATTTGAGCTTCTGCGTCCTTGTAATGCCGTTCACCGCCTACCGATTCCTCAACGATCGTAATTACTTTGGAGACGAAGACATCATGTGCGTCA TCTTCCCATTGGTCCAGTACGCCAATGTCGGCGTCTCGTTACTCTCCATCGCCATGATCACTATCAACCG GTTCGTAATGATTGCTTACCCGCACTTGTACAAGAAGATTTACACCAGACAGAGCGTCGCCGGAATGGTTGCCTTCTCGTGGCTGTTCTCCTTCCTGACGTTGATGCCCACCTTGACCAGTCGATGGG GGAAATTTGGTTTCGATACTTGCCTGGGCTCGTGTTCCATCATCGGGTCTAAAGGACCGAAAACGACCTTGTTCCTGATCGGATTCCTAACACCCTGTCTAGCTATTGTTATCTGCTATGCTGGTATCTTCTGGACCGTGAACAA GTCGAGAACGAGAGTCCAGGGGCATGCGGCAACGACGACGGTCACGCCTGGTCGCACTGGAAGCGATTGGCGTCTAACTAAAATGATCCTCAtcattttcgtttcgtttATTGTCTGCTACTTGCCAACAGCCATTATCAAGATTGTCGACAAGAAAGTGGAACGAGCCG ACGCTCACGTCATCAGCTACGTTCTGATCTATTTGTCGGCGTGCATTAACCCAATAATCTACGTGACGATGAACCGCCAGTTTAGACAGGCGTACAAAGATCTTCTCTTTTGCACCGGGTGGACGCCGGATGTGAAACATTGCACCAATAGCGCTTCGg GCATGCACGGCGTAGCCAACAGGACGGCCAGCTCGATCGCTTCCGTAGCGGTAACGGCCGTGCAACACCCGGACCCTGACCAAGTTCTTGCCAAGAGTAAACGAGTCTCCAGCAATCCAGTTGACATTCCTCTCAACCGATTGAGTAACGCCTGTTGA
- the LOC130701130 gene encoding G-protein coupled receptor moody-like isoform X2, whose amino-acid sequence MELAADSCSHLNGTNDLLMLMTVQHNGHRPIHANTSANNSAIYNDIFLSRSSLGLRRFSGVMTIFIIMMGVLGNALTIAALIKSPKIRNLTVAFITSLCVADLSFCVLVMPFTAYRFLNDRNYFGDEDIMCVIFPLVQYANVGVSLLSIAMITINRFVMIAYPHLYKKIYTRQSVAGMVAFSWLFSFLTLMPTLTSRWGKFGFDTCLGSCSIIGSKGPKTTLFLIGFLTPCLAIVICYAGIFWTVNKSRTRVQGHAATTTVTPGRTGSDWRLTKMILIIFVSFIVCYLPTAIIKIVDKKVERADAHVISYVLIYLSACINPIIYVTMNRQFRQAYKDLLFCTGWTPDVKHCTNSASGMHGVANRTASSIASVAVTAVQHPDPDQVLAKSKRVSSNPVDIPLNRLSNAC is encoded by the exons ATGGAGCTCGCAGCCGACAGCTGCAGCCACTTGAACGGTACCAACGATCTGCTGATGTTGATGACGGTCCAGCACAACGGCCATCGTCCCATCCACGCGAACACCAGCGCCAACAACTCGGCCATTTACAATGATATTTTCCTAAGCAG GTCGTCTTTAGGATTGAGGCGCTTCTCGGGTGTCATGACCATCTTCATCATTATGATGGGAGTATTGGGTAACGCGTTAACTATTGCGGCGCTAATTAAAAGCCCGAAAATACGTAATCTAACGGTTGCCTTCATCACCAG TTTGTGCGTGGCGGATTTGAGCTTCTGCGTCCTTGTAATGCCGTTCACCGCCTACCGATTCCTCAACGATCGTAATTACTTTGGAGACGAAGACATCATGTGCGTCA TCTTCCCATTGGTCCAGTACGCCAATGTCGGCGTCTCGTTACTCTCCATCGCCATGATCACTATCAACCG GTTCGTAATGATTGCTTACCCGCACTTGTACAAGAAGATTTACACCAGACAGAGCGTCGCCGGAATGGTTGCCTTCTCGTGGCTGTTCTCCTTCCTGACGTTGATGCCCACCTTGACCAGTCGATGGG GGAAATTTGGTTTCGATACTTGCCTGGGCTCGTGTTCCATCATCGGGTCTAAAGGACCGAAAACGACCTTGTTCCTGATCGGATTCCTAACACCCTGTCTAGCTATTGTTATCTGCTATGCTGGTATCTTCTGGACCGTGAACAA GTCGAGAACGAGAGTCCAGGGGCATGCGGCAACGACGACGGTCACGCCTGGTCGCACTGGAAGCGATTGGCGTCTAACTAAAATGATCCTCAtcattttcgtttcgtttATTGTCTGCTACTTGCCAACAGCCATTATCAAGATTGTCGACAAGAAAGTGGAACGAGCCG ACGCTCACGTCATCAGCTACGTTCTGATCTATTTGTCGGCGTGCATTAACCCAATAATCTACGTGACGATGAACCGCCAGTTTAGACAGGCGTACAAAGATCTTCTCTTTTGCACCGGGTGGACGCCGGATGTGAAACATTGCACCAATAGCGCTTCGg GCATGCACGGCGTAGCCAACAGGACGGCCAGCTCGATCGCTTCCGTAGCGGTAACGGCCGTGCAACACCCGGACCCTGACCAAGTTCTTGCCAAGAGTAAACGAGTCTCCAGCAATCCAGTTGACATTCCTCTCAACCGATTGAGTAACGCCTGTTGA